One genomic region from Peromyscus eremicus chromosome 20, PerEre_H2_v1, whole genome shotgun sequence encodes:
- the LOC131896449 gene encoding keratin, type II cytoskeletal 71, translated as MSRQFTCKSGSSNRGFSGCSAVLSGGSSSSYRAGGKGLSGGFGSRSLYSLGGARSITLNMASGSGKNGGFGFSRNRASGFAGSIFGSVALGPVCPAVCPPGGIHQVTVNESLLAPLNVELDPEIQKVRAQEREQIKALNNKFASFIDKVRFLEQQNQVLETKWELLQQLDLNNCKNNLEPILEGYISNMRKQLETLSGDRVRLDSELRNVRDVVEDYKKKYEEEINRRTAAENEFVLLKKDVDAAYANKVELQAKVDSMDQDIKFFKCLFEAEMAQIQSHISDMSVILSMDNNRNLDLDSIIDEVRAQYEEIALKSKAEAEALYQTKFQELQLAAGRHGDDLKNTKNEITELTRFIQRLRSEIENAKKQASNLETAIADAEQRGDSALKDARAKLDELEGALHQAKEELARMLREYQELMSLKLALDMEIATYRKLLESEECRMSGEYPSPVSISIISSTSGSGGYGFRPSTVSGGYVANSTSCISGVCSVRGGETRSRGSTSDYKDTLTKGSSLSTPSKKGGR; from the exons ATGAGCCGCCAGTTCACCTGCAAGTCTGGCTCCAGCAACAGGGGCTTCAGCGGCTGCTCTGCTGTGCTGTCCGGGGGCAGCTCATCCTCTTACCGGGCAGGGGGCAAAGGGCTCAGTGGGGGCTTCGGCAGTCGGAGCCTCTACAGCCTGGGAGGCGCCAGGAGCATCACTCTCAACATGGCCAGTGGCAGCGGGAAGAACGGAGGTTTTGGATTTAGCCGGAACCGGGCCAGTGGCTTTGCTGGCAGCATCTTTGGCAGTGTGGCCCTGGGACCTGTGTGTCCGGCTGTGTGCCCGCCCGGCGGCATCCACCAGGTCACCGTCAACGAGAGCCTCCTGGCTCCACTCAACGTGGAGCTGGACCCGGAGATCCAGAAGGTGCGGGCGCAGGAGCGGGAGCAGATCAAGGCTCTGAACAACAAGTTCGCCTCCTTCATCGACAAG GTGCGCTTCCTGGAGCAGCAGAACCAGGTGCTGGAGACCAAGTGGGAGCTCCTGCAGCAGCTGGACCTGAACAACTGCAAGAACAACCTGGAGCCCATCCTCGAGGGCTACATCAGCAACATGCGGAAGCAGCTGGAGACGCTGTCTGGGGACAGAGTGAGGCTGGACTCCGAGCTGAGGAATGTGCGTGATGTGGTGGAGGACTACAAGAAGAA GTACGAGGAGGAGATCAACCGGAGGACAGCTGCCGAGAACGAATTTGTGCTGCTAAAGAAG GATGTGGATGCAGCTTATGCCAACAAGGTTGAGCTGCAGGCCAAGGTGGACTCCATGGACCAGGACATCAAATTCTTCAAGTGTCTCTTTGAAGCT gagatggctcagatccAGTCCCACATCAGCGACATGTCCGTCATCCTGTCCATGGACAACAACAGGAACCTGGATCTGGACAGCATCATTGATGAGGTCCGCGCCCAGTATGAGGAGATTGCCCTGAAGAGCAAAGCCGAGGCTGAGGCACTGTATCAGACCAAG ttccaggagctacAGCTGGCAGCTGGCCGCCACGGGGATGACCTCAAAAACACCAAGAATGAAATCACCGAGCTGACCCGGTTCATCCAGAGACTCCGCTCAGAGATTGAGAATGCCAAGAAACAG GCTTCTAATCTGGAGACGGCCATCGCTGATGCCGAGCAGCGAGGGGACAGTGCCCTCAAGGATGCCCGGGCCAAGCTGGATGAACTGGAGGGTGCCCTGCACCAGGCTAAGGAGGAGCTGGCCCGGATGCTGCGTGAATACCAGGAGCTCATGAGCCTAAAGCTGGCCCTGGACATGGAGATTGCCACTTACCGCAAGCTGCTGGAGAGTGAGGAGTGCAG GATGTCAGGAGAGTACCCATCCCCTGTCAGCATCT ccaTCATCAGCAGCACCAGCGGCAGCGGAGGCTACGGCTTCCGGCCCAGCACGGTCAGCGGTGGCTACGTGGCCAACAGCACTAGCTGCATCTCTGGAGTGTGCAGCGTGCGTGGTGGAGAGACCAGGAGCCGAGGCAGCACCAGCGACTACAAGGACACCCTAACGAAGGGTTCCAGCCTGAGCACCCCCTCCAAGAAAGGCGGTCGGTAG